One Pelagicoccus sp. SDUM812003 genomic window carries:
- a CDS encoding PQQ-dependent sugar dehydrogenase, with amino-acid sequence MTLLCALVLGIMSYQVQDAESAPPGDFAVEVVLSDLEQPMSMRFLPDGRLLLLLKRGEILIADVTGEGPATFATYMDLSDPSHAAGLVSTQERGVIDIALDPNFPTDPYIYIFYTPASGPNGPRSRVSRFAHVENSGGLTSRGNPASELMLWQDTHGYDSCCHFGGGLDFGPDGNLWLSTGDHFQGSYAESLEAGGGKIHRFGKDGSIPEDNPFVDGPGGAVDTIVAYGLRNPFRSRWDLETNRYYIGEVGGNTQTTAWEDLHVIQWDPESNQIVDDDYGTAEDNFVFDGINFGWPTVEGLPPHNDWPGANIDRIAGEPIFAWRHAGQTSAINGGVVYRGSNFPEKYVGAYFYADSTRDFVRYLLFNEDGSISPNPDPAPIDGQNPDTISYPFDLSPVGRIVSLEVGPDGALYYVSFTDSGGAYGEANPSVLGSLRRYIYDGVDPRPVIDLFEADYDEGSSPLDVTFQVQSHDPEGEGISYRIDFGDGTSTQFAALQNNNLITINHTYEDDGVYTATLYVTDGGLTESRLKKVTVGNAPVIQSISATNNREGADDSMFQFGDVFTFSAEAIDVEDGVMGPEAFVWEITFVRPGNLHPTQGPDEGVSSIDFSIPSQGQGFSGPVYYEARVTVTDSSGLSTQATIDVYPEKANIIVDSSPSKTVVQINGNTAVETLHILDTLVNWDHIISVPDTRCINGIEYAFSNWSDGSTDNPLHIIMPDEDLHLTAFYVPVGDCLGVPEEGLKLHLASDKGVTLDGDAVDTWLDQSENINLFQAQGQPTFVSGGVNGENYIHFDGVDDVLATEGLIGLPMGAEDRTMIMVARYNGTAPGGGWAGAAYGSPKLNSVFGTTLSADGSLGVQGWGSANDVLTDPPVNGVGSWKVHTATYSNGVLTQYVDGEPAGTANHVFATAGGKMRIGEEIDGNKNLDMDVAEIIVYNRALDPVEQTQAEDYYKERYLGIASNQAPVVGITSPLNETSYEEGSLITFEGAANDLEDGDLAEEIVWSSDLDGALGRGATIAVDSLRYGTHEITASVSDSGGNLGEESITVYVIPNFGVLPLEGLVVQLESDQNVGMLSPDDATVATWLDQSGLGNDLDATGNPQFISSATPAGLPAIAFDGVGDSLERVNATDPLGGLPLGNNDRTVYTVVKYKSGTGSGGVTYGRGRSNEAFGVGVSAYDGNLFVQGWGNVHDFPSNEPGFGAGWLIQGAVLEAGVATHYVDGAEVGAFVHNYNTRSGKLIIGEEIAEYGYIEMETAAVLIYNRALSELERAELESYLFKKYFEEAGSNSEPTVQITSPTEGQRFLDTDTITLTATATDAEDGDLSSEIIWVSSIDGELASGASAEVALSLGAHEITAATADSGGLAGDAKVSVLVTSESVQNLVLEGLALRLESDLGVETDVDETIISWSDQTARGNDVFGRGGPTLQLDATPSGMPSIELDGVGQKLERINSANTISGLPVGSANRTIFLVGRYDGGSAWGGASYGTGKSNQAFGLGTKQGTGELFLQGWGTKNDLLSTTPAYGAGWLIHSAIVDSGNAAHYLNGEMLGQFQHNYATVLSELTIGEEIAGYGYIDMGVAALLIYNRALSEEERLAVEDYLFVKYLDPYRGGEPSQVTIEQPSDGANFDAGEAVTFVGTASDIDQSDLSESIVWSSDLDGELGSGASIEVASLSQGQHVITASVIDSSELEASDTIAIEVLPGVSPSEPLSLFNQQDLSGFDLVYSESITPDPSTLFEVVDGQLAVSGDGFGGLVTQGAYRDYVAVLEFKWGENTFGNKVGKARHAGLVLHSVAPDPESPNPLQVGTMIQILEGSLGDIFSMAGTGVSPSLAAFVSQVACIENNWNCYDGIVWDSNGALQTFADGKDVIHWSGWDPNWQDVTGYRGQNDVERPEGDWNQMVVVADGDLLQIFVNGIKVNEAMSVDPMFGKLQLAVIRAEYHVKRFDLLPLGGAPGPLITQSEIPSGQVSLPYAHALNAVDLASLSGWSVVAGSLPDGIDLDTTTGELSGTPTSAGSFSFTVEVVDENGATDRADYTLVVDELDSSLLTDGLVLRLEADASVQYSGGAKVSAWTDQSGNGNDLYGYGDPTILFGATPSNRAAVSFDGAGDKLERSLADGAIQGLPVGNADRTVFMLARYRGGSAWAGFAYGEGSPNKAFGLLAKQKTGELVLTGWGLENDLISSSVGYGNAWLIHTGMVDSGIATHYRDGAQIGQFAHVYDTGVGEIVIGEEIANYGFVDMDVAALLVYDRALSLSERVQVESYLQETYLSSQPGNTAPTLDISSPADGSSVDEDVQINFAATASDLEDGDLSASIEWVSDLDGPIGTGASIATSLSVGQHVVSATVSDSGGLPAFDAVGVQVNAVIEGNLITEGLVLRLEADDSIVTSFADNVAVWQDQSGQGNHLTAYGAPQILVDATPAGGVAISLDGEGDKLERLVSESITGLPAGASDRSMFLVARYRPGSAWAGATYGQGSGNHSFGLITKLPAGELVLQGWGTPNDLISKTRVFGAGWLVHAGIVDSNVGSHFKDGQLLGQWNHTYDTIIEEIVIGEEIAGFGFADMDVAALLVYDRALSEVERQEVELYLSNKYMTASTSNESPQLLVTSPLDGNSYPTTQPLTLSVVSSDAEDGDLSALTVWYSDVDGFLGVGASIESTLSAGSHVIYATVMDALGVPVWDTVSITVEEPDETPTVTITSPTTGAQFFDTDTVTISGTASDPEDGDLTSSIVWTSSIDGALGSGASVDVGLSIGSHLIEATVTDGAGSEASDTITIEIVDEPNSAPTVSIASPANGASFSEGDQVTLSATASDAEDGNLSSAVTWASDRDGALGVGATLSVSSLSVGTHVISASVKDSESVEASDSVTVSVAELVNEPPVLTIQSPASGSAVAAGQSMTFTATAQDPEDGNIAGAIVWSSSKDGAFGTGASVSVSLSAGTHTITASVTDSGGEYDDASLSFTVVSGGSLVSSGLVLRLETDMSPSTISIASGTTISGWADSSGMGNNLVASGNPTVALSLTPSGSPALQLDGVGDKLSRVGGVTGLPAGNANRTVIVLARYRDADTTAGVAYGFGAENQTYGLAVDPRNGALTVQGWGGANDSVSGTNVFNTGWLVHSGVHESGTTKHYKDGVVIDTFDHSFATVVNRIVIGAEIADNGYVDMDIAAVLIYNRALSQAERIQVEMYLSGKYF; translated from the coding sequence ATGACATTATTATGCGCGCTGGTGCTCGGCATCATGTCCTACCAGGTGCAAGACGCGGAGTCAGCGCCGCCTGGCGATTTCGCGGTCGAGGTCGTCCTATCGGATCTGGAGCAACCGATGAGCATGCGGTTTCTCCCGGATGGCCGATTGCTGCTTCTTCTCAAGCGGGGTGAGATTCTGATCGCGGACGTGACGGGCGAGGGGCCGGCGACATTCGCGACCTACATGGACCTGAGCGATCCGTCGCATGCGGCGGGCCTTGTTTCCACTCAGGAGCGAGGGGTTATCGATATCGCCCTCGATCCGAATTTCCCCACGGATCCTTACATCTACATTTTCTACACCCCGGCGTCCGGGCCGAACGGTCCGAGGTCCCGCGTTTCGCGGTTCGCGCACGTGGAGAATTCTGGCGGTTTGACGAGCCGTGGCAATCCAGCGTCCGAACTGATGCTGTGGCAGGATACGCACGGCTACGACTCCTGTTGCCACTTTGGTGGCGGCTTGGACTTTGGCCCTGATGGAAACCTGTGGCTTTCCACTGGCGACCACTTCCAAGGGTCTTACGCTGAAAGCCTCGAAGCTGGAGGTGGCAAGATTCATCGCTTCGGCAAGGACGGCTCCATTCCAGAGGACAATCCGTTTGTGGATGGGCCAGGTGGGGCAGTCGACACGATCGTCGCCTATGGTCTGCGAAATCCCTTCCGGTCCCGTTGGGATTTGGAGACCAACCGCTACTACATTGGCGAGGTTGGAGGCAACACTCAGACTACTGCTTGGGAGGATCTGCATGTTATCCAATGGGATCCGGAATCCAATCAGATCGTGGACGACGACTACGGAACCGCTGAGGACAATTTCGTTTTCGACGGCATCAATTTCGGGTGGCCGACCGTGGAAGGCCTCCCGCCGCACAATGACTGGCCGGGAGCGAACATCGATCGAATCGCGGGCGAGCCAATTTTCGCTTGGCGGCACGCTGGCCAGACCTCGGCGATCAATGGCGGGGTGGTTTATCGTGGTTCCAACTTTCCTGAAAAGTACGTGGGCGCGTATTTCTATGCGGATTCGACACGAGACTTTGTGCGCTATCTTCTTTTCAACGAGGACGGTTCGATCTCGCCGAACCCCGACCCTGCGCCGATTGACGGCCAGAACCCTGACACGATCAGTTATCCGTTCGATCTCAGCCCGGTGGGCCGTATCGTGAGCTTGGAGGTCGGGCCCGACGGTGCTCTTTATTACGTTAGCTTCACTGATTCCGGTGGTGCCTATGGGGAGGCGAACCCATCTGTATTGGGATCGTTGAGACGCTACATCTACGATGGCGTGGATCCGCGACCGGTGATCGATCTCTTTGAAGCGGATTACGACGAGGGGTCCTCTCCGCTCGATGTCACCTTCCAGGTGCAGTCCCATGACCCTGAAGGGGAGGGTATCAGCTACCGCATCGATTTCGGGGACGGGACTTCGACGCAGTTTGCTGCCTTGCAGAACAACAATCTGATAACCATCAATCACACGTATGAAGACGATGGCGTGTACACGGCGACCTTGTACGTGACCGATGGCGGTTTGACCGAATCCAGGCTCAAGAAGGTGACGGTGGGTAATGCTCCGGTCATTCAAAGCATCTCGGCTACAAACAACCGGGAGGGAGCTGACGATAGCATGTTCCAGTTCGGTGATGTCTTCACCTTCTCCGCGGAGGCTATCGACGTCGAAGATGGAGTCATGGGTCCGGAAGCCTTCGTGTGGGAAATAACGTTTGTTCGCCCGGGGAACTTGCACCCGACTCAGGGGCCTGACGAAGGCGTTTCCTCGATCGATTTTTCCATCCCGTCTCAAGGCCAAGGCTTTAGCGGTCCGGTCTATTACGAAGCCAGAGTGACGGTCACGGATTCCAGCGGATTGTCGACTCAAGCGACCATCGACGTGTATCCGGAAAAGGCGAACATCATCGTCGATTCCTCGCCGAGCAAAACGGTGGTGCAGATTAACGGAAACACCGCGGTCGAAACGCTCCATATATTGGATACGTTGGTGAACTGGGATCACATCATATCCGTTCCGGATACGCGATGCATCAACGGAATCGAGTACGCGTTCAGCAATTGGTCGGACGGATCGACCGATAATCCTCTCCACATCATCATGCCCGATGAGGACCTTCATTTGACCGCCTTCTACGTGCCGGTGGGTGACTGCTTGGGCGTGCCCGAGGAAGGCCTGAAGCTTCATCTTGCGAGCGACAAGGGCGTGACGCTCGATGGCGACGCGGTGGATACCTGGCTCGACCAGAGCGAGAATATCAATCTCTTCCAGGCGCAGGGACAGCCGACATTCGTGTCTGGTGGAGTCAACGGCGAGAATTACATCCACTTCGACGGCGTTGATGACGTGTTGGCCACGGAAGGTCTGATCGGGCTGCCGATGGGGGCTGAGGATCGGACCATGATAATGGTCGCTCGCTACAACGGAACAGCTCCCGGAGGCGGTTGGGCTGGAGCGGCCTACGGGTCTCCAAAGCTCAATAGCGTGTTTGGCACGACTTTGTCTGCCGATGGAAGCTTGGGCGTGCAAGGTTGGGGCAGCGCGAACGACGTTCTTACCGATCCGCCGGTGAATGGAGTCGGTAGTTGGAAAGTGCATACAGCGACGTATTCCAATGGAGTGCTCACTCAGTATGTGGATGGCGAGCCCGCTGGAACGGCCAACCATGTCTTCGCCACAGCGGGCGGCAAGATGCGAATCGGCGAGGAGATCGACGGCAATAAGAACCTCGATATGGATGTCGCTGAGATCATCGTATACAATCGGGCCCTGGATCCGGTCGAGCAAACCCAGGCTGAAGACTACTACAAGGAGAGGTATTTGGGCATCGCGTCGAACCAAGCGCCTGTGGTCGGCATCACCAGCCCTCTGAACGAGACCAGTTACGAGGAAGGAAGCCTCATCACCTTCGAAGGGGCGGCTAACGACTTGGAGGATGGAGATCTCGCCGAAGAGATCGTCTGGAGTTCGGACTTGGACGGAGCGTTGGGACGCGGAGCCACCATCGCGGTGGACTCGCTTCGATACGGTACTCACGAAATCACCGCTTCAGTCTCGGATTCTGGAGGCAATTTGGGCGAGGAGAGCATTACGGTCTACGTCATACCCAACTTCGGTGTCCTGCCTCTTGAGGGGCTGGTCGTGCAGCTTGAATCGGATCAAAATGTCGGTATGCTCTCTCCGGATGACGCGACTGTCGCAACCTGGTTGGATCAATCCGGACTAGGAAATGATTTGGATGCTACGGGAAATCCGCAGTTCATCAGCTCCGCGACGCCTGCTGGTTTGCCAGCGATCGCCTTCGACGGAGTGGGAGACAGCTTGGAGCGGGTGAATGCGACCGATCCGCTCGGAGGTCTGCCCCTTGGAAACAACGACAGAACCGTGTATACGGTTGTCAAATACAAGAGCGGAACTGGGTCCGGTGGCGTGACCTATGGAAGAGGGCGGAGCAATGAAGCGTTCGGAGTGGGCGTCTCGGCCTACGACGGCAACCTGTTCGTGCAGGGCTGGGGAAATGTGCACGACTTCCCGTCGAATGAACCTGGCTTCGGAGCTGGATGGCTCATTCAGGGAGCGGTGCTGGAAGCGGGGGTAGCGACCCATTACGTCGATGGCGCGGAAGTCGGAGCTTTCGTTCACAACTACAACACTCGAAGCGGCAAGCTGATCATAGGCGAAGAGATCGCGGAATATGGATACATCGAAATGGAAACCGCTGCTGTGCTCATCTACAATAGAGCGCTGTCGGAGTTGGAGCGGGCCGAGCTGGAAAGCTACCTTTTCAAGAAGTACTTCGAAGAAGCGGGTTCCAACTCGGAACCAACGGTGCAAATCACCTCGCCCACCGAGGGACAGCGGTTTCTGGATACAGATACCATCACCTTGACCGCGACAGCCACCGATGCTGAGGATGGCGATCTCTCCTCCGAGATCATCTGGGTTTCCAGCATCGATGGGGAACTTGCTAGCGGCGCCAGCGCGGAAGTCGCCCTCAGTCTCGGCGCCCACGAAATCACCGCTGCCACGGCTGATAGCGGTGGACTCGCGGGTGATGCCAAGGTTTCGGTGCTGGTCACTTCGGAATCTGTCCAGAACCTCGTGTTGGAGGGACTGGCCCTCCGTTTGGAGTCGGATCTCGGGGTTGAGACGGATGTCGATGAAACGATAATCTCCTGGTCCGACCAGACGGCCCGAGGCAATGATGTGTTTGGCCGAGGCGGACCGACGCTGCAGCTGGATGCCACACCGTCCGGAATGCCTTCGATCGAGCTCGATGGAGTCGGTCAGAAGCTTGAACGTATCAACAGCGCGAATACGATAAGCGGGCTCCCGGTCGGTTCGGCCAATCGTACGATCTTTCTGGTGGGCCGCTATGATGGCGGATCCGCTTGGGGTGGCGCTTCCTATGGAACTGGAAAGTCGAATCAGGCTTTCGGCTTAGGAACGAAGCAGGGAACTGGTGAATTGTTTCTGCAAGGATGGGGAACGAAAAACGACCTCCTCTCCACAACGCCAGCCTATGGGGCCGGTTGGTTGATTCATAGCGCCATCGTCGATTCCGGAAATGCCGCGCACTATCTCAACGGCGAAATGCTTGGGCAGTTCCAGCACAATTACGCCACGGTTCTGTCGGAGCTGACTATTGGAGAGGAAATCGCAGGCTATGGATACATCGATATGGGCGTAGCCGCCCTGCTGATCTACAACAGAGCTCTCAGCGAAGAGGAGCGCTTGGCGGTCGAAGACTACCTTTTTGTGAAGTACCTTGATCCTTACAGGGGAGGCGAGCCTTCGCAGGTGACCATCGAGCAACCCTCCGATGGAGCGAACTTCGATGCAGGTGAAGCGGTTACGTTTGTTGGCACCGCCAGCGACATCGATCAAAGCGATCTGTCGGAGAGCATCGTTTGGAGTTCGGATCTCGATGGAGAGCTCGGGTCGGGAGCATCGATAGAGGTCGCTTCTTTGAGTCAGGGGCAGCATGTCATCACTGCGAGTGTGATCGACTCCAGCGAGTTGGAGGCGTCTGACACGATTGCTATCGAGGTGCTTCCTGGCGTTTCTCCGAGCGAGCCGTTGTCCCTGTTCAACCAGCAGGATTTGAGCGGTTTCGACCTCGTTTATTCGGAATCGATCACGCCGGATCCGAGCACCCTCTTCGAGGTAGTGGATGGTCAGCTCGCCGTTTCTGGAGATGGATTTGGCGGGTTGGTAACCCAAGGCGCGTATCGCGATTACGTGGCCGTTCTCGAATTTAAATGGGGAGAAAACACCTTTGGCAACAAAGTGGGGAAAGCGAGGCACGCTGGCCTAGTCCTGCACAGTGTAGCTCCTGATCCGGAGTCACCTAATCCGCTGCAGGTTGGAACCATGATCCAGATTCTTGAAGGAAGTCTTGGAGACATTTTCTCGATGGCGGGGACGGGAGTCTCTCCATCGCTGGCGGCATTTGTTTCTCAGGTCGCGTGTATCGAAAACAACTGGAATTGCTACGATGGTATCGTGTGGGATTCGAACGGCGCCTTGCAGACGTTCGCGGATGGCAAAGACGTTATCCACTGGAGCGGCTGGGATCCCAACTGGCAGGACGTCACCGGCTATCGGGGGCAAAACGACGTCGAGCGTCCCGAGGGCGACTGGAATCAAATGGTCGTCGTTGCGGACGGAGACCTGCTCCAAATCTTTGTGAACGGGATCAAGGTCAATGAAGCCATGTCGGTCGATCCGATGTTCGGAAAGCTTCAACTCGCGGTGATCCGAGCTGAGTACCACGTGAAGCGGTTCGACCTGCTCCCGCTGGGTGGAGCCCCTGGACCGCTGATCACTCAATCGGAGATTCCAAGCGGTCAAGTTTCCCTGCCTTACGCCCACGCCTTGAATGCGGTGGACCTGGCGTCCCTGAGTGGATGGAGCGTGGTCGCTGGATCCCTGCCTGATGGAATTGATCTTGATACGACCACTGGCGAGCTAAGTGGCACGCCCACGAGCGCGGGAAGTTTTTCCTTCACCGTAGAAGTGGTTGATGAAAATGGGGCCACGGATCGAGCAGACTACACTTTGGTCGTCGATGAGTTGGACTCCTCGCTGCTGACCGACGGTCTGGTGCTCAGACTGGAGGCCGACGCTAGCGTGCAATACAGCGGAGGCGCCAAGGTGAGCGCTTGGACGGATCAATCCGGAAACGGAAACGATCTCTACGGCTACGGCGATCCCACAATCCTCTTCGGAGCGACCCCTTCCAATCGCGCTGCGGTATCCTTTGACGGAGCGGGCGATAAGCTGGAGCGCAGTCTCGCGGACGGCGCTATCCAGGGGCTACCGGTCGGCAACGCCGACAGAACCGTGTTCATGTTGGCTCGCTATCGCGGCGGCTCGGCTTGGGCGGGATTCGCGTATGGAGAAGGCAGCCCCAACAAGGCTTTCGGACTGCTGGCGAAGCAGAAGACCGGCGAGCTTGTGCTGACTGGCTGGGGGCTTGAAAACGACCTGATCTCCAGCTCGGTGGGTTATGGCAACGCTTGGCTGATTCATACCGGCATGGTGGATTCGGGCATCGCCACTCACTATCGCGATGGAGCCCAAATCGGACAGTTCGCCCATGTATACGATACTGGCGTGGGCGAGATCGTCATTGGCGAGGAAATCGCGAACTACGGTTTCGTCGATATGGATGTGGCAGCGTTGCTGGTCTACGACCGGGCTCTTTCGCTGTCCGAACGCGTGCAGGTTGAAAGCTATTTGCAGGAAACCTATCTCTCGTCGCAGCCTGGAAACACCGCTCCGACGCTGGACATTTCGAGTCCGGCGGACGGAAGCTCGGTCGACGAAGACGTCCAGATCAACTTCGCCGCCACGGCCTCTGATTTGGAAGACGGTGACTTGTCGGCTAGCATCGAATGGGTCTCCGACTTGGACGGCCCGATCGGTACGGGGGCTTCGATCGCCACCAGCTTGAGCGTCGGCCAGCATGTCGTGAGCGCGACTGTCAGCGACTCGGGAGGTCTGCCGGCGTTTGATGCGGTGGGCGTGCAAGTCAATGCGGTCATCGAGGGCAACCTCATCACCGAGGGGCTTGTGCTTCGTCTGGAAGCGGATGATTCGATCGTCACGAGCTTTGCCGATAATGTTGCTGTTTGGCAGGATCAATCCGGTCAAGGCAATCACCTGACCGCTTACGGGGCTCCGCAGATTCTTGTCGATGCCACACCTGCGGGCGGTGTCGCCATCTCTTTGGACGGCGAAGGCGACAAGCTGGAACGCTTGGTTTCGGAATCCATCACAGGACTTCCGGCGGGTGCGAGCGATCGCTCGATGTTCCTCGTGGCTCGCTACCGTCCGGGAAGCGCCTGGGCTGGAGCGACCTATGGCCAAGGCTCGGGCAACCATTCCTTCGGACTTATCACGAAACTTCCGGCAGGGGAGCTCGTGCTGCAGGGATGGGGAACGCCGAACGACCTGATCTCGAAGACCCGAGTCTTCGGCGCTGGCTGGCTTGTGCACGCGGGCATCGTGGATTCGAATGTGGGAAGCCACTTCAAGGACGGCCAGCTTCTGGGACAATGGAACCACACCTACGACACCATCATCGAGGAAATTGTCATTGGCGAAGAAATCGCCGGTTTCGGCTTCGCTGATATGGATGTAGCCGCGCTGCTCGTGTACGATCGAGCCCTGTCGGAGGTCGAGCGTCAAGAAGTGGAGCTGTATCTATCGAATAAATACATGACTGCTTCGACGAGCAACGAGTCGCCCCAGCTTCTGGTGACGTCTCCGCTCGATGGCAATTCCTATCCCACCACGCAACCATTGACGCTTTCTGTGGTGTCGAGCGATGCTGAGGACGGGGACCTGTCCGCGCTCACGGTCTGGTATTCGGATGTGGATGGATTCCTTGGTGTCGGCGCTTCGATAGAGTCGACCCTCTCGGCCGGATCGCACGTGATCTACGCGACCGTGATGGATGCTTTGGGAGTACCTGTTTGGGATACGGTATCCATAACGGTCGAGGAACCTGACGAGACTCCTACCGTCACGATCACAAGCCCGACCACCGGTGCCCAGTTCTTCGATACGGATACTGTCACGATTTCCGGAACCGCTTCGGATCCGGAAGATGGAGATTTGACGAGCTCGATCGTTTGGACCTCGAGCATCGACGGGGCGTTGGGATCTGGAGCCAGTGTAGATGTAGGGCTTTCGATCGGCTCCCACTTGATCGAAGCCACTGTCACGGATGGAGCCGGCTCCGAGGCAAGCGATACGATCACCATTGAGATCGTTGACGAGCCGAACTCCGCGCCGACGGTCAGCATCGCATCGCCAGCGAATGGCGCCTCATTCAGCGAAGGAGATCAGGTCACGCTGAGCGCGACCGCCTCCGATGCGGAGGATGGAAACCTTTCCTCGGCGGTGACTTGGGCGTCTGACCGGGACGGAGCTCTCGGCGTAGGAGCGACTCTGTCCGTCAGCAGCCTATCCGTTGGCACGCATGTCATATCCGCCTCGGTGAAGGACTCGGAGTCGGTGGAAGCCAGCGACTCGGTAACGGTGAGCGTCGCCGAGTTGGTCAATGAGCCGCCAGTCCTGACTATCCAAAGTCCGGCTTCAGGTTCAGCAGTTGCCGCTGGGCAGAGCATGACCTTCACCGCCACTGCGCAAGACCCTGAGGACGGAAACATAGCTGGAGCTATCGTTTGGAGCTCTTCAAAGGACGGCGCCTTCGGAACGGGCGCTTCGGTTTCCGTGTCGCTTTCCGCCGGGACGCACACCATCACGGCGTCGGTCACCGATTCGGGTGGGGAGTACGATGATGCCAGCCTGAGCTTCACGGTGGTGAGTGGTGGATCGCTCGTTTCGTCTGGACTCGTGCTGCGATTGGAGACCGACATGTCGCCCTCCACCATTAGCATCGCCTCCGGCACCACGATATCAGGTTGGGCGGATAGTTCGGGCATGGGCAACAACCTTGTTGCATCCGGCAATCCGACCGTTGCGCTCAGTCTAACTCCGTCGGGCAGCCCTGCTCTTCAGCTGGATGGCGTCGGTGACAAGCTATCTCGGGTAGGCGGCGTGACCGGCCTGCCGGCAGGAAACGCCAACCGTACCGTCATCGTGCTCGCTCGCTACCGGGATGCGGACACCACTGCCGGAGTCGCATATGGTTTCGGCGCCGAGAACCAGACTTATGGGCTCGCGGTCGATCCCAGAAACGGCGCCCTGACGGTGCAAGGCTGGGGAGGCGCGAACGATTCCGTGAGCGGAACGAACGTTTTCAACACGGGATGGCTGGTACATTCAGGCGTCCACGAATCGGGAACCACCAAGCACTATAAGGACGGCGTCGTAATCGACACTTTTGATCATAGTTTCGCGACAGTGGTGAATCGAATCGTCATCGGCGCGGAGATTGCTGATAACGGCTATGTAGACATGGATATAGCCGCAGTGCTCATCTACAATAGAGCGCTCTCTCAGGCAGAGAGAATCCAGGTGGAAATGTATTTGTCAGGCAAATACTTCTAA